The Helicobacter fennelliae nucleotide sequence GAGACTTGCATTGTATTAGAGCAGATTTTAGAGGAATTTTTTGGGATTATAGATCCGACTTTATACCATAGACAAGGCAATGACATCGGCTCACAATACCGCAGTGGCGTGTATTTCACAGACTTAAATGATGAGGCAATCATCACATCTTATCTCGCGCAAATCGCGCCAAACTACCGCGCCCCAATCCTCACAGAAATAGCACAGCTCACAAACTACTACCTCGCAGAATCCTACCACCAGCAATACCTCCAAAAAAATCCAAATGGGTATTGTCATATTGATTTATCAAGATTGAAAAGCTAAACTAAGATTCTTAGATTTAATTCAAAATAAAGAGGTGATCTTTGAGCGAGGAGACAAGGAGAGCGATTTTGCAAGCAGGATTAGAACATTTTGCGCTTATTGGGTTTGACGCTACTTCAACTCGCGCAATCGCCAAAAGTGCAAACGCTAATCTTTCGGCTATTTCCTATCATTTTGGTGGCAAAGAAGGCTTATATAAAGCGGTTTTGCAATCATGCTTCCAATCTCTTTTGACAATCTTAGATTCTGCGCCAACAGAGCCAAAAGCACGGCTTACATACTGCGCGACTCATCTTGCCAAACTCCACCAAGAAAAGCCTTTGATCCTCAAAATCGCTCTGCAAAATATGATCGAGCACAAAGATTTTATGCAAGAGGAATTGCACGCTAATCAACAAATTTTGATGAAGTTTTTTGCGCAAATCTTTGAGGCAGGCAAGCAAAGCGGACAATTTCGCCAAAATCTTGACACAAAAAGCGCAACTATCGCTTTTGCAGGTATAATCCATTTTTATTTCATCACGAATAAGCCAGATTCATTTGCATTAGAGCCGATGCACTATATCAAATACGCACTTGAGGTGTTTTTTCATGGTATTGAGGATAGATAGAACTAGATTCTAGATTCTAATTTCCATGTGATCTAAATCCTCTCTTTTTTGCTATGCAACTCTAGGACTTTGCCCGAACGCTTTGCTTGAGAAGACATATTTCAGGGAGTTTGAAATTTTTAGCCTGCGATGAACTCTATTGTTACATTTTTTGTGTTTTTGCTTGTCTAAAAATTTCTACACAACCCTGACTAAATCTGCCTAAAAATAGAGGATTTTTTTGCGCTCATTTTATTTCCATAGAATCCTAGAATCTAAAAGTAGATTCTATGGATTGCCACGACTTCCTAGCGGAAGCCTCGCAATGACGATTCTTTCTGGATTCTTCGTTCGTCTCACTCGCTCAAGTAATGACAAGTTTTAATTCTATGCAAACACAAGCAAGCATTAAAAAATTCTCTATTTTTAGCTTATTTTTGTAGTTTTGCAAGTTTAGCGAGTTAGTCGCTACTTTTCATGCGTCGCCAAAATAATACAAGATAAGCCCTAAACGAAGCAATCTGCAAAAAGAAGCAAAAAGAGAGGATTTGGATCACATGTAAATATGTAAATTAGATTCTAGAATCTAAATCTCTTATTTTCCGAGCTGGATTCCCAGCATAAATCCCAGAATCTACAATGTCTTTTGTTACTACGCTTCCTGCGCCAATAACAACATGATCGCAAATTCGCACCGGCAAAATTGTCGCATTGCTTCCAATGCTGACATAATCGCCAACATGCGCCCCCCTCCATTGATTAGGATCGCTATTTGGCGCGCCATGCTCAAATAAGTCATTGATAAACACCACCCCATGCCCGATGAAGCAATGGCTACCAATGCGCGTAAGAGCGCAGATAAAACTATGGCTTTGGATTCTGCAAAAATCCCCGATAGATACATTATTTTGGATTTCGACAAAAGGACCCACAAAGACTTGATTACCAAAAGTGCATTCATACAAATTCACAGGCTCAATCGCGCAAAAATTCTCTCCATGGCTTATATCGCGGATTTGCGAGACTTTGAGATTCAAGCTTACTCCTTGAGCTGCTCGATTTCTTGCTGCAATTCAAAGATTTTCTGGCGCATGATATTGAGTTTTTGCATCATAGATTCTGCGTTTTTTGCGTAATTCTGCGGAAGTGGCAAAGCCAAAAGACTTTGGATATTAATCGAGCTATCATGAGAATCTTGATAGATTTGCTTCAAGGCTTCTTCCCCCTGCTTTGAAAACAAATAACAATACAATCCAATGGCTGATTGTCTGTCTTTTGTGCGCAAGACGATAATGCCCGCATTGACGACACATATTTGATTTATCTCGCCAAGAATAGCCAGCTTTGGCACAACCCCTCGAAGCGAGAGCAAAATATCATAAGGCTTGATTTGGTATTTTTTGATTTTTGCGATATTGCCATAGTGCTTTGTGGATTGGACATCTTGTGTGAATCCACAAGGCGCAAAATCTGCAATCCCTATATCCACAAAATCAATCCGATCATCGCCACTCACGCGCTGTCCTCGAAAGATCTCAATCCCGATAGATTCTATGGTTTGTGATTGTGAGGTCGGGGTGATGAGCTTATTGACATAAGTATGCGCGCGCAAATCTTGCGTAGTGATAGTATCTATTGGTGTTAGCGTTGAGTATTCAGTCTGAAGCTTTTGATGATAGATCTGCAAAATCTCATTTACATTAATTATGCGATTGTATTTGCCATCTTTGCAGTAGAAATGCGGATTATTGACATTGATATGCAGAATCGTATCATTATCATAAGAAATCACAAGCAAAGAAAAATCATGGCTTTGGTGTGGAAAGATATTTTTGGGTAATTCAATAATCGCCTCAATCATTCGCTCTTCGCATAATCGCTCGCGCATTTTACCTTCAAGTGAAGATTTTAGCAGGGTTTGATTCCTCACAATAAAAACGCCCTTTGTCTTAAGATGTGCCAAAGAATGCGTAAGAAAGGCTAGCTCTGGGTAGGTTTTGACTAAGATTCCAACCTTGCTAAATCGCTCATCATCTTTTAGAAATTCCACGCCCATATACGCGTTTAATGGCGGATTACACAAAATCTTATCAAACAAGCGGTATGTGTTTTTGTCTTTAAACACAGGGTATGCGAGAATATCGCTCACATAAAGGTGTGTGCTTTGGATTTGGCTAAGCTTTGCAATCAGCTTTGCGATATGAGAAAGCTTAGAATCTAGCTCTTCGCCATAAAGTGCGATATTTGGTGTGATACTTGCTAAGCTTAAAAACACGCTTCCTATGCCATAGCATGGATTATAAATCTCATCATTGTCTTTGATGTCTAAAATCCCGACTAAAAGCTGATTGATCTCGCAAGGTGTGGAGTAAAAATATAATTTATT carries:
- a CDS encoding N-6 DNA methylase codes for the protein MDKLLKCFEYLKPYHNDMLDTIGIIIELCALKVFKPESVSKLLLLDKHRIYTNLCDELKTIIEPELYIAPNSKINAQKILKMLESELITNDKIEQFLHIITQKKTTNKLYFYSTPCEINQLLVGILDIKDNDEIYNPCYGIGSVFLSLASITPNIALYGEELDSKLSHIAKLIAKLSQIQSTHLYVSDILAYPVFKDKNTYRLFDKILCNPPLNAYMGVEFLKDDERFSKVGILVKTYPELAFLTHSLAHLKTKGVFIVRNQTLLKSSLEGKMRERLCEERMIEAIIELPKNIFPHQSHDFSLLVISYDNDTILHINVNNPHFYCKDGKYNRIINVNEILQIYHQKLQTEYSTLTPIDTITTQDLRAHTYVNKLITPTSQSQTIESIGIEIFRGQRVSGDDRIDFVDIGIADFAPCGFTQDVQSTKHYGNIAKIKKYQIKPYDILLSLRGVVPKLAILGEINQICVVNAGIIVLRTKDRQSAIGLYCYLFSKQGEEALKQIYQDSHDSSINIQSLLALPLPQNYAKNAESMMQKLNIMRQKIFELQQEIEQLKE
- the msrA gene encoding peptide-methionine (S)-S-oxide reductase MsrA; this encodes MQSNPSNHQINPQVNYAKEIYLAGGCFWGVEAYFSHLQGVKYTSVGYANTKIPNPSYELVCTGATNATECVRVVYDETCIVLEQILEEFFGIIDPTLYHRQGNDIGSQYRSGVYFTDLNDEAIITSYLAQIAPNYRAPILTEIAQLTNYYLAESYHQQYLQKNPNGYCHIDLSRLKS
- a CDS encoding TetR/AcrR family transcriptional regulator encodes the protein MSEETRRAILQAGLEHFALIGFDATSTRAIAKSANANLSAISYHFGGKEGLYKAVLQSCFQSLLTILDSAPTEPKARLTYCATHLAKLHQEKPLILKIALQNMIEHKDFMQEELHANQQILMKFFAQIFEAGKQSGQFRQNLDTKSATIAFAGIIHFYFITNKPDSFALEPMHYIKYALEVFFHGIEDR
- a CDS encoding acyltransferase, which codes for MNLKVSQIRDISHGENFCAIEPVNLYECTFGNQVFVGPFVEIQNNVSIGDFCRIQSHSFICALTRIGSHCFIGHGVVFINDLFEHGAPNSDPNQWRGAHVGDYVSIGSNATILPVRICDHVVIGAGSVVTKDIVDSGIYAGNPARKIRDLDSRI